The following are encoded together in the Proteiniphilum saccharofermentans genome:
- the yidD gene encoding membrane protein insertion efficiency factor YidD, translating to MKNVLAWILLLPVYFYRAIISPLTPPSCRYTPTCSQYTIEALKKHGPFKGFYLSAKRIISCNPWGGSGYDPVPDPKPKKRKPKAEAN from the coding sequence ATCAAAAACGTACTAGCGTGGATACTACTCCTGCCGGTTTATTTCTACCGAGCTATCATTTCTCCCCTTACGCCTCCAAGTTGTCGCTATACGCCTACCTGTTCACAATATACGATAGAGGCGCTTAAAAAACATGGCCCTTTCAAAGGTTTTTATCTGTCTGCCAAGCGTATCATAAGTTGTAATCCCTGGGGAGGGTCGGGATATGACCCCGTGCCCGATCCGAAGCCGAAAAAGCGGAAGCCGAAAGCAGAGGCCAATTAA
- a CDS encoding ribonuclease P protein component encodes MERFRFTKKERVTGEKRIEALFTQGRSFMSYPFRIVYLETAQYGSMPLSILISIPKKRVKSAVDRNRMKRLGREAYRLNKHLFLPNGLAENEHLDVAFIYVADKLCDYATVEKGIRKAIKELNHRIEEKKQC; translated from the coding sequence ATGGAACGCTTCAGGTTTACGAAGAAAGAGCGGGTAACAGGTGAAAAAAGAATCGAAGCCCTCTTTACACAAGGGCGATCCTTTATGTCGTACCCCTTTCGGATAGTGTATCTGGAGACGGCACAATACGGATCGATGCCATTATCGATACTTATCTCCATCCCTAAAAAGAGGGTTAAGTCGGCAGTTGACCGTAACCGGATGAAGCGGCTTGGGAGAGAGGCTTATCGGCTCAATAAGCACCTGTTTCTCCCCAATGGATTGGCGGAAAATGAACATCTTGACGTAGCATTTATTTATGTGGCAGATAAGCTGTGTGATTATGCTACGGTAGAGAAAGGAATACGAAAAGCTATAAAAGAATTGAATCACCGGATTGAGGAGAAAAAACAGTGCTGA
- a CDS encoding uroporphyrinogen-III synthase has translation MNARKVKKILISQPKPSSEKSPYYEIAEKFHLDLHFYPLIKVERVSLKEFRQQRINILDFTAVIFTARTAVDKFFSICEEMKIVIPETMKYFCISETVALYLQKYIVYRKRKIFFSQTGKIDGLNNAFTKHAKEKFLFPVPEEHNDEVTNFLDQKKINYTKSVMYRTVSNDFDKDEKFDYDMIIFFSPLGIQSLLKNFPDFKQGDRAIGCFGNATAKAVVDAGLRLDCEAPQPDYPSMAAALEAFLKENHKHWA, from the coding sequence ATGAACGCGCGGAAAGTAAAGAAAATTCTCATATCACAACCTAAACCGAGTAGCGAAAAATCGCCTTATTACGAGATAGCGGAAAAGTTTCATCTAGACTTACATTTCTATCCTCTGATCAAAGTAGAAAGGGTCTCATTGAAAGAATTCCGTCAACAGCGTATTAATATACTTGATTTTACGGCGGTCATTTTCACGGCGAGAACAGCGGTTGATAAGTTTTTCTCGATCTGTGAAGAGATGAAGATTGTAATTCCTGAAACAATGAAATATTTCTGTATTTCGGAGACTGTGGCACTTTATCTGCAGAAGTATATTGTTTATAGGAAACGGAAAATATTTTTTAGCCAGACCGGTAAGATTGACGGACTGAATAATGCCTTTACCAAGCACGCGAAAGAAAAGTTTCTTTTTCCTGTTCCGGAAGAACATAATGATGAAGTGACTAATTTTCTTGATCAAAAGAAGATAAACTACACCAAAAGTGTAATGTACAGAACGGTGAGCAATGACTTCGATAAGGATGAGAAGTTTGATTACGATATGATTATCTTCTTTAGCCCATTAGGAATACAATCGTTATTGAAAAATTTCCCTGATTTCAAACAGGGAGACAGGGCTATAGGCTGTTTTGGTAATGCTACGGCAAAAGCTGTAGTGGATGCTGGACTAAGACTCGATTGTGAAGCTCCTCAGCCTGATTATCCTTCCATGGCTGCTGCATTGGAAGCCTTCTTGAAAGAAAACCACAAACATTGGGCTTGA
- a CDS encoding DUF4271 domain-containing protein, translating to MILVSDTISDTLPYYLKVEGEQVVPESWQMSFGQYDFFPTDSTQVFFNFDGGAASSMQLLQNGSIGAPLPFSPWIHSVFFLLFLFSFMLFAFIFRWEGTALKGNFKTVFSFGKPVASVHKSQVTKTEAWGEFYLLLQAILLFSILIFSWLWSNGFSIYSLRAQILGFIGVFMGLALLIYLKIAGYRLIGTFFLQNEMKSWSTYYSRIMEILGVAAFLPVVFYVYLHEVRNIMLILIAVLFFISRMVIYIELLNIFVKNKISPFYFFVYLCGTEIAPYFLLYKGVLLAITIAGDNII from the coding sequence ATGATACTGGTTTCAGATACTATTTCCGACACCCTCCCTTACTATTTAAAGGTTGAGGGGGAGCAGGTCGTTCCGGAGTCATGGCAAATGAGTTTCGGACAGTATGATTTTTTTCCCACTGACAGTACCCAGGTTTTCTTTAATTTTGATGGGGGAGCCGCCTCATCTATGCAATTATTGCAGAATGGTTCCATTGGTGCTCCTCTCCCTTTTTCTCCATGGATACATTCTGTTTTTTTTCTTCTCTTCCTCTTTAGCTTCATGTTATTTGCTTTTATTTTTCGTTGGGAAGGAACAGCCCTAAAAGGTAATTTTAAAACTGTTTTTTCTTTTGGAAAACCGGTTGCATCCGTACATAAAAGCCAGGTAACCAAAACAGAAGCCTGGGGAGAGTTCTATCTGCTTCTTCAGGCTATTCTGCTTTTCTCTATCCTGATTTTTTCATGGTTGTGGAGCAATGGATTTTCCATATATTCCTTAAGAGCACAAATACTTGGCTTTATTGGTGTTTTTATGGGGCTTGCCTTATTAATCTATCTGAAAATTGCAGGTTATCGACTGATTGGGACTTTCTTTTTACAGAATGAGATGAAAAGTTGGTCGACTTACTATTCCAGAATAATGGAGATTCTTGGAGTGGCTGCTTTTCTTCCTGTAGTTTTTTATGTTTATTTACATGAAGTTAGGAATATTATGCTAATCCTTATTGCAGTACTCTTTTTTATTAGTCGGATGGTCATTTACATTGAGTTATTAAATATTTTTGTTAAAAATAAGATCAGTCCTTTCTATTTTTTTGTCTATCTTTGCGGCACTGAAATCGCTCCTTATTTTCTATTATATAAAGGAGTGCTTTTAGCCATAACTATTGCAGGAGATAACATTATATGA
- a CDS encoding LOG family protein, which yields MENGKKEVVVYCASSTEIGQLYFDVASALGKLLAENGYICINGAGKEGLMGVLNDAVLEHGGRVKGIIPRFMVDAGWGHSHLTETIVTETIHERKAAMVKTADAVIALPGGVGTLEELAEIITWRQLGLYRKPIIILNVNNYYQPLLSFFEKMISERFMRESYRQLWQVVTTPEEAVTLIRTIPDWNPGYTKYD from the coding sequence ATGGAAAACGGGAAAAAAGAAGTAGTGGTTTATTGTGCATCCAGCACAGAGATCGGCCAGCTCTATTTTGATGTCGCGTCTGCTTTAGGAAAGTTACTTGCGGAGAATGGTTACATATGTATAAACGGTGCAGGAAAAGAAGGATTGATGGGAGTTTTGAATGATGCGGTACTGGAGCATGGAGGCAGGGTGAAAGGTATTATCCCCCGGTTTATGGTGGATGCCGGTTGGGGACATTCTCATCTTACAGAGACTATTGTCACTGAGACCATTCATGAACGGAAAGCGGCTATGGTGAAAACGGCCGATGCAGTAATTGCTCTTCCCGGCGGAGTGGGAACGTTGGAAGAGTTGGCGGAGATTATTACCTGGAGGCAGTTGGGCTTATATCGTAAGCCGATTATTATTTTAAATGTAAACAATTACTACCAGCCATTACTCTCTTTTTTCGAGAAGATGATTAGTGAGAGGTTTATGAGAGAGTCTTACCGGCAGTTATGGCAGGTAGTAACCACCCCGGAAGAGGCTGTCACCCTCATCCGGACTATTCCAGACTGGAATCCCGGGTATACCAAATACGATTAA
- the metK gene encoding methionine adenosyltransferase → MNYFFTSESVSEGHPDKVADQISDALLDEFLAYDRDSKVACETLVTTGQVVLAGEVKSNTYVDVAEVARGVIADIGYTKSEYRFEALSCGVFSSIHEQSDDINRGVDQKADPMDQGAGDQGMMFGYATDETANYMPLPIDLSHALLQELANIRKNEPELMPYLRPDAKSQVTIEYNEEGVPQRIDTIVISTQHDEFEQPKGNTKEAALEADRRMQSRIRSDVKSILIPRVQAQYRKRKDVHKLFDGDITYHVNPTGKFVIGGPHGDTGLTGRKIIVDTYGGKAPHGGGAFSGKDPSKVDRSAAYAARHIAKNMVAAGVAQEMLIQVSYAIGVADPMNIYVNTFGKSNVDLSDAEIAKKIEMLFDLRPKAIEQRLKLRNPIYRETASYGHMGREPKIVKKVFNSRYMPEPVRLEVELFTWEKLDYVDKIKKEFGL, encoded by the coding sequence ATGAATTATTTTTTTACCTCCGAGTCGGTGTCGGAAGGGCACCCCGATAAAGTGGCCGATCAGATATCGGATGCTTTGCTTGATGAGTTTTTAGCATACGACCGTGATTCAAAAGTAGCGTGTGAAACCCTTGTGACAACCGGGCAAGTTGTGTTGGCGGGCGAAGTGAAGTCGAATACCTATGTCGATGTGGCCGAAGTCGCACGTGGTGTTATTGCGGATATTGGTTATACCAAAAGTGAATATCGTTTCGAGGCGCTTTCCTGCGGCGTTTTTTCCAGTATACATGAACAATCTGATGATATTAATCGTGGCGTGGATCAAAAGGCCGATCCTATGGATCAGGGAGCTGGCGACCAAGGGATGATGTTTGGGTATGCTACAGATGAGACGGCAAATTACATGCCTCTGCCTATCGACTTGAGCCATGCCTTATTGCAGGAACTGGCCAATATCAGGAAAAATGAGCCGGAACTGATGCCTTACCTGCGTCCTGATGCCAAGTCGCAAGTAACGATTGAATATAATGAAGAGGGAGTGCCCCAGCGCATTGATACCATTGTGATCTCAACACAGCATGATGAATTTGAACAACCGAAAGGCAATACGAAGGAAGCGGCGCTTGAAGCTGATAGAAGAATGCAATCACGTATAAGATCGGATGTTAAGTCAATCCTTATACCGAGGGTACAGGCACAATACAGAAAGAGAAAAGATGTACACAAACTGTTTGACGGGGATATTACTTATCATGTGAACCCAACAGGGAAATTTGTGATTGGAGGTCCGCATGGGGATACCGGATTGACAGGCCGGAAAATTATTGTGGATACATACGGAGGAAAAGCCCCTCATGGAGGAGGTGCTTTCTCGGGGAAGGATCCTTCAAAGGTGGATCGTTCCGCTGCCTATGCAGCACGGCATATCGCCAAGAATATGGTGGCGGCAGGTGTCGCCCAGGAGATGCTGATCCAGGTCTCTTACGCCATCGGGGTAGCTGATCCTATGAATATCTACGTGAATACCTTTGGAAAGAGCAATGTCGACCTTTCAGATGCGGAGATTGCGAAAAAGATTGAGATGTTGTTTGATTTGCGTCCGAAAGCTATCGAGCAACGATTAAAACTTCGTAATCCAATTTATAGGGAAACAGCATCATATGGTCATATGGGGCGCGAACCAAAAATAGTGAAAAAGGTGTTCAATTCGCGTTATATGCCAGAGCCTGTACGGCTTGAAGTGGAACTGTTTACCTGGGAGAAACTGGATTATGTAGACAAGATCAAAAAGGAGTTTGGTCTGTAG
- a CDS encoding N-acetylmuramoyl-L-alanine amidase family protein produces the protein MKIYFFRTIIIGILLLGILPSMAQDMAYPVEGDGILSFLRRWNRIGDSYVQEFMELNGDRLNDQGGLELGTVYLIPPLHPGDEYPPSEKLAGGGTDPAIFGKKLSEVTPQSDRLKDACFYIISGHGGPDPGAVARVGNRQLHEDEYAYDIALRLARNLMMESATVYVIIQDPNDGIRDEMYLDNSSNETCMGEPIPRDQLDRLKQRVDKVNELYQRDKGEFKYIRAIDIHVDSRNKGKRIDVFFYHSDDKHSKLLATTMRDLFRVKYDTHQPGRGFGGFVEQRNLYVLRHLKPPSILVETGNIQNEFDRRRILSSNNRQALANWMAQAFMEDYKKSVR, from the coding sequence ATGAAGATCTATTTTTTTCGCACTATTATCATAGGGATATTGCTTTTGGGAATTCTACCGTCAATGGCACAAGATATGGCTTACCCGGTGGAGGGTGACGGTATACTCTCTTTCCTGCGCCGTTGGAACAGGATCGGCGACTCGTATGTACAGGAATTTATGGAACTGAATGGTGACAGGCTCAATGACCAGGGTGGCCTTGAATTGGGAACGGTTTACCTGATTCCTCCACTACACCCGGGAGATGAGTATCCTCCTTCCGAAAAGTTAGCAGGTGGTGGAACTGATCCTGCCATTTTTGGAAAAAAACTAAGTGAGGTCACACCGCAGTCTGACCGATTGAAAGATGCTTGTTTTTATATCATCAGCGGCCATGGAGGACCTGATCCGGGAGCAGTGGCACGTGTGGGTAACAGGCAGTTGCATGAAGACGAGTATGCATACGATATAGCTTTACGGCTTGCCCGTAATTTGATGATGGAAAGCGCCACAGTATACGTGATTATTCAGGATCCAAACGACGGAATCCGAGACGAAATGTACCTGGACAACAGTTCTAATGAGACATGCATGGGTGAACCAATTCCCAGGGATCAACTCGACCGGCTAAAACAACGTGTGGACAAAGTAAACGAGTTGTACCAGAGAGACAAAGGGGAATTTAAATATATCCGTGCCATCGACATCCATGTAGACAGCCGTAACAAGGGAAAACGTATCGATGTCTTTTTCTACCATTCCGACGACAAGCATTCCAAATTACTTGCGACTACCATGCGCGACCTGTTCCGCGTAAAATATGACACGCATCAGCCCGGCAGAGGATTCGGAGGATTTGTAGAACAACGCAACCTCTATGTGCTCCGCCATCTGAAACCACCGTCCATTTTAGTCGAAACAGGAAATATCCAAAACGAATTTGACCGCCGGCGTATCCTTTCAAGCAACAATCGCCAGGCATTGGCCAATTGGATGGCACAGGCGTTTATGGAAGATTACAAGAAATCGGTCCGGTGA
- a CDS encoding RNA polymerase sigma factor, which yields MEGNPMEFLNLKDVDTFTYLYDVYADSLFNYGCKLTSDHEMLKDCIHDVFIKIYNKRYELDEVFNFKSYLFVSLKNKIFDELKKKTLLAEKQVEEYHPVAAENVEADYIINEKERFFNKKVTTLLNQLSVRQKEAITLYYLEERKYEDICVIMDINYQSLRNLIHRGLTRLRVIAN from the coding sequence ATGGAAGGAAATCCGATGGAATTTCTTAATCTGAAAGATGTGGATACCTTTACTTATTTGTATGATGTCTATGCCGATTCTCTTTTCAATTATGGATGTAAATTGACCAGTGATCATGAAATGTTGAAAGATTGTATCCATGATGTGTTCATCAAAATATATAATAAACGCTATGAATTGGATGAAGTATTTAATTTCAAATCGTATCTGTTTGTTTCGTTAAAAAATAAGATATTTGATGAATTAAAGAAGAAGACCCTGCTTGCCGAAAAACAGGTAGAAGAGTATCATCCTGTCGCCGCTGAGAACGTAGAGGCTGATTATATTATAAACGAAAAAGAGAGATTTTTTAATAAAAAAGTTACCACCCTGTTAAATCAGCTTTCCGTGCGACAAAAGGAAGCAATCACTCTCTACTATCTGGAAGAAAGAAAATATGAGGATATCTGCGTAATTATGGATATCAATTATCAATCATTGCGAAATTTAATTCATAGAGGGCTTACAAGATTACGGGTAATAGCGAATTGA
- a CDS encoding DUF6298 domain-containing protein, with amino-acid sequence MVFYAAFFFTIPLLFAQNYSLAVEEGKIIYNEDHLGNRVLDFSYCGYKNSNEDIPYIDNTVFVAHQVGDASQIIQRAIKYVESLPLNDDGFRGAVLLDRGVFTLNEPLTITQSGVVLRGTGRNETVLRKAGTDRNAFIRIEGKNDIQYIDTFAISSEYIPVNSRVVVLQTVSGLNKGDGIMVFRPSSTEWISKLGCDHFGGGITALGWKAGDIDIMWDRNIREVNDGAIEIDAPLSMTLDSKEAASEIYTYQWPGRITNSGIENIQLESEYDKNYPKDEDHCWTAISIENARDCWVRKIVFKHFAGSAVILQPSGSRITVEDCISLQPVSEIGGMRRNTFLTMGQLNLFQRCYSEEGIHDFAAGYCAPGPNAFVQCATKDSKGYSGAIDSWACGLLFDIVDIDGNNLVFKHLGQHKNGAGWGTANSLFWQSTAAEIECYSPDPENKNRAYGCWAQFSGDGEWYGSNNHLRPRSIFYAQLSERLNVNIDERARILPINTSATSSPTVEQAMEMAQEAYNPRLTLQKWIEDNLCMDTAGSSTLLSVSELDESDNSENKQFIRSIEIVDGKISMDKRLLTGGKQDVPWWSGKLRTGNIQNSKPHITRFVPGREGWGLTDRIDSVIAFMAGNNLVVLDHNYGLWYDRRRDDHQRVRRKDGDVWGPFYEQPFARSGTGTAWDGLSRYDLSKPNEWYWSRLKEFADKASDKGILLFHENYFQHNILEAGAHWVDSPWRTANNINSTGFPEPVPFAGDKRIFIADMFYDTDNPVRKELHREYIRQCLNSFADNTNVIQLISAEFTGPLHFVQFWIDEIAAWEQETEKNAIVALSTTKDVQDAILNDPVRSEVVDIIDIRYWHYKDNGDLYAPEGGKNMAPRQFARQMKVGKITFEDVYKAVKEYREKYPQKAVTYYSQKYPEMAWAIFMAGGSLSQLPVIQDASFFKDALLMDAKVTPDYYKLEKSGIGAIIYSRNNLENTPVQLSSGVYQLKNVDTKTGNVAIIDSEIVVKETYTFNPSHDKEQVYWFKRIGN; translated from the coding sequence ATGGTATTTTATGCAGCATTCTTCTTTACAATACCGCTGCTTTTTGCTCAAAACTACTCGTTAGCCGTAGAAGAAGGTAAAATTATATACAACGAAGACCATTTGGGGAATAGGGTGCTGGATTTTTCTTATTGCGGGTATAAAAATTCAAATGAAGATATTCCTTATATAGACAATACGGTTTTTGTGGCGCATCAAGTCGGAGATGCCTCCCAAATAATCCAACGGGCCATAAAGTATGTAGAGAGTCTCCCGCTAAATGACGATGGATTCAGAGGGGCTGTTTTGCTGGATAGAGGTGTTTTTACTCTTAACGAACCGTTAACGATCACCCAGTCGGGTGTTGTGCTGAGAGGAACCGGGAGAAACGAGACGGTGCTGCGAAAAGCAGGGACTGACCGTAATGCCTTTATCCGAATTGAAGGTAAAAATGACATACAATACATAGATACATTTGCCATTTCTTCTGAGTATATTCCGGTAAATTCCCGTGTGGTAGTTCTGCAAACGGTTTCAGGTCTAAACAAAGGGGATGGGATAATGGTATTCCGACCCTCCTCCACAGAATGGATTTCCAAACTTGGATGCGATCATTTTGGTGGTGGTATCACCGCTTTGGGATGGAAGGCGGGCGATATAGACATAATGTGGGATCGAAATATTAGGGAAGTAAATGATGGTGCCATTGAAATAGATGCTCCGCTCAGTATGACACTTGACTCCAAAGAGGCAGCGTCTGAAATATATACTTATCAATGGCCGGGGCGGATAACGAATAGCGGGATAGAAAATATACAACTTGAATCGGAATACGATAAAAATTATCCAAAGGATGAAGACCATTGCTGGACGGCTATATCGATAGAAAATGCCCGGGATTGCTGGGTAAGAAAGATCGTTTTTAAGCATTTCGCAGGAAGCGCCGTCATACTTCAACCCTCCGGTTCACGGATAACCGTGGAAGACTGTATCTCTTTGCAACCTGTTTCTGAAATAGGGGGGATGAGGAGAAACACATTCCTAACCATGGGTCAGTTGAATCTTTTTCAGCGTTGCTATTCCGAAGAGGGTATCCATGACTTTGCCGCAGGATATTGTGCGCCCGGACCCAATGCATTTGTACAATGCGCGACAAAAGATTCAAAAGGATATAGTGGTGCAATAGATAGTTGGGCGTGCGGTCTGTTATTCGATATTGTCGATATCGACGGAAATAACCTGGTATTTAAGCATCTCGGACAGCATAAAAACGGAGCAGGGTGGGGTACGGCCAATAGCCTGTTTTGGCAGTCTACAGCAGCGGAAATAGAGTGTTATTCCCCCGATCCGGAGAATAAAAACAGGGCATACGGGTGTTGGGCCCAATTTTCGGGTGATGGGGAATGGTACGGATCGAATAATCATTTGCGGCCGAGAAGTATATTTTACGCTCAATTATCAGAACGATTGAATGTAAATATCGATGAGAGAGCGAGAATCTTACCGATAAATACAAGCGCTACAAGTAGTCCAACGGTCGAACAGGCGATGGAAATGGCACAGGAAGCATATAATCCCAGACTGACCTTGCAAAAGTGGATTGAAGATAATCTCTGTATGGATACTGCCGGAAGCAGTACTCTTTTATCCGTTAGTGAGTTGGATGAATCGGATAATTCTGAGAACAAGCAGTTTATACGTTCCATTGAAATTGTAGATGGCAAGATCAGTATGGATAAGCGTCTGTTGACCGGTGGAAAACAGGATGTGCCTTGGTGGAGCGGAAAATTGAGGACCGGTAATATCCAAAATTCAAAACCGCATATAACCCGGTTTGTACCGGGAAGAGAAGGCTGGGGATTGACCGACAGAATTGATTCTGTGATAGCTTTTATGGCCGGGAATAACCTGGTGGTTCTGGATCATAATTACGGATTATGGTATGATCGGAGACGGGACGATCATCAGCGGGTAAGAAGGAAAGATGGTGACGTCTGGGGACCATTTTACGAACAACCTTTCGCCAGAAGCGGAACAGGAACTGCCTGGGACGGATTGTCCAGATATGATTTATCGAAACCGAATGAATGGTACTGGTCGAGGCTTAAAGAGTTTGCCGACAAAGCTTCGGATAAAGGGATCCTGTTATTCCACGAAAATTATTTTCAGCATAATATACTCGAAGCGGGCGCGCATTGGGTGGATTCTCCCTGGCGGACAGCGAACAATATAAATTCTACCGGATTTCCCGAACCTGTACCGTTCGCCGGAGATAAGCGAATATTTATTGCCGATATGTTCTATGATACCGATAATCCTGTGAGAAAGGAGTTGCATAGGGAATACATCCGTCAGTGCCTTAATTCTTTCGCAGACAATACCAATGTAATACAGTTGATAAGCGCGGAATTTACCGGTCCGCTCCATTTTGTACAGTTTTGGATAGACGAAATTGCCGCCTGGGAACAGGAAACGGAAAAAAATGCCATAGTGGCCCTGAGTACGACCAAAGATGTGCAGGATGCAATATTGAACGACCCTGTCAGATCGGAAGTTGTTGATATTATTGATATCAGGTATTGGCATTACAAAGATAACGGGGATCTGTATGCACCGGAAGGGGGCAAAAATATGGCGCCGCGCCAGTTTGCGAGACAGATGAAAGTCGGTAAAATTACTTTTGAGGATGTCTATAAAGCCGTGAAAGAGTATCGTGAAAAATATCCGCAGAAAGCAGTTACCTATTATTCCCAGAAATACCCGGAAATGGCATGGGCCATTTTTATGGCCGGCGGTTCCTTGTCGCAACTGCCGGTAATACAGGATGCATCATTTTTTAAAGATGCTTTGTTGATGGATGCCAAGGTGACCCCTGACTATTATAAACTTGAAAAATCCGGTATAGGAGCAATCATTTATTCTCGAAATAACCTGGAAAATACCCCTGTGCAGCTTTCTTCCGGGGTATACCAGTTAAAAAATGTTGACACAAAAACGGGTAATGTAGCCATTATAGACAGTGAAATAGTTGTAAAAGAAACATACACTTTCAACCCCTCTCACGATAAAGAGCAGGTATATTGGTTTAAGCGGATTGGTAATTAA